The nucleotide window AGTCATCGTGCCCTGGATGATCATGAAAAGGTCTTGGCCTTTGTCCATGCCCTTTACTAACATAATCAAAATCTTTTAACTGAGTCTGTTCCTGTAAGTCATCATAAGGCTGATGGTCATGACAAGGTCTGTGCCTCTGTCCAGGACCCATTTTATCATAATCTTTTAGTTGCATCTCTGTTTGTAAGTCATTACAAGGCTGGTGATCATTGAAAGGTCTCAACCTCTGTCCACGACCCCTATTAACAAATTCAAAATCTTCCAATTGCATCTGTGGCTGTAAGTCATCGTGTGACTGATAGTCATGGAAAGATCTTAGTCTTTGGCCAGGACCTTTGTTGACACAATCTAAGTCTTTCAACTGCATCTGAGTCTGGAATTCATCATGAGATTGGTGGTCATGGAACGGTCTTCGTCTCTGGCCACggcccctgctaccaaaatcaaAATCCTTTGACTGTCTGTCTTCCTGCAAATCATTATGAGATGAATGGTCAGGAAAAGATCTCTGCCTTTGTCCACGGCCTCTGTTAAATTCAATGTCCCTCGATTGTCTCTCTGCCTGTAAATCATCATGAAACTGATGTCCATGAAAAGGTCTCAACCTTTGTCCAGGTCCCTTGTTACTGAAGTCTAGGTCCTTCAGCTGCATGTCTTCTTGATAATCATCATAAAACTGGTGATCAGGAAAGGGTCTTCGCCTCTGTCCTGGTCCCCTGTTGTAGTCCCAATTTCTCATCTGCATTGGTGCTCTTAAATCGTCCTGAGTCTGATGGTCATGAAATGGTCTTCGTCTTTGTCCAGGTCCCTTACTGATGAAATCAAAATCTCTCAACTGTATCTGTCCTTGCAAATCATTGTGAGAGTGGTCATCATAAATTCTTAATCTTTTCCCAGACCTGTAAAGAAGTTTTTATCTTAAATAGAACATCATACTGATAAGTGCTACAAGTCATtaatgaaaacaagtttttttAACCAAGAATTGATATGAAAGATGTTGCATATATATATAGGTATCAAAGCTACCAAGAATCCAAACTGTAAGACTATAAAACTTTCAATGTCATAGTAGAAGCTGTGGCAAACATTCAATTGTAATTCTCTAGCGCTTGTTAAACAGGCAAAACCAGTGAttccaaattaattaaaaataattgcagatTACTTTAGAATAATAAAGAAGGACGGGCAAAGTAAAACTCTAAACTCTTCCAAGTCAACTGATTACTTATGGACTTCTAATAGCACACATTCCCTTTCCTTGCCTTATCTTTTCGCTGTTTCATCAaattctgtaaatatattttgcatgaGTAGGCTATAttcataaaatcttttttaaattgGAGTATCTATAGTATTTTCAACAAGAAACGATTATCTTTCCCCCgtgtggtttttttggcttttaattCCATGTTTCAGCATATTACCCCTGAAAATCTTCATTTGGGAACCGCTCTACAGGTCCTTCCATTGCATGTGGTGGGGGAATAATATCTTCATCTGAATCCCATACATCCATTCCAAGGTTACTAAGAAGAATAAAAACACCTCAcataagctttcttttttaaaacatactattgaaagagaaaaaacccacataacaTTTTTTAGTTCAGAATGATAGAAATTTGTGTATGTTAAGTTAAATTTACAGACATTCATAACTTAGCAAATTTTAATCTTGTAAATTTAtttggggaagggctgcagggaaaggaaagagaatacCTAAACTTCATAAGCTTGGAACAACATCCTACATGATGTGAGATAAGCACCatacctattaaaaaaatctgacatgGGACTAACTTAATCACACACAGACTACAAAACAACGATAGCAGTAAAACAAAGGGCATTAAATTAAACTAAAAAGATGAAAATCAGTCAG belongs to Harpia harpyja isolate bHarHar1 chromosome 10, bHarHar1 primary haplotype, whole genome shotgun sequence and includes:
- the LOC128147184 gene encoding uncharacterized protein LOC128147184 isoform X4, encoding MKALNVELGLIIDLTYTTRYYEVKDLPKSVQYKKLYTVGLEVPDNATILQFKKWVRKFLWENAGNEKLIGVHCTNGINRTGYLICRYLIDVEGWDPEAAIQAFGDARGHRMDGLVYLTDLRTQPMRSNLGMDVWDSDEDIIPPPHAMEGPVERFPNEDFQGSGKRLRIYDDHSHNDLQGQIQLRDFDFISKGPGQRRRPFHDHQTQDDLRAPMQMRNWDYNRGPGQRRRPFPDHQFYDDYQEDMQLKDLDFSNKGPGQRLRPFHGHQFHDDLQAERQSRDIEFNRGRGQRQRSFPDHSSHNDLQEDRQSKDFDFGSRGRGQRRRPFHDHQSHDEFQTQMQLKDLDCVNKGPGQRLRSFHDYQSHDDLQPQMQLEDFEFVNRGRGQRLRPFNDHQPCNDLQTEMQLKDYDKMGPGQRHRPCHDHQPYDDLQEQTQLKDFDYVSKGHGQRPRPFHDHPGHDDLPREWCSDRSQSFSSHENVPEHNFSSSPSLHRDYGSDNDDFNRSYSNQPNCPEDNRRMHPSDEFNRGKNRFAPYSSRTVHPSSSVHQEDSSIDYERKPFQGETTREMEKSKRLPVLTVDYNYGLPLDYGPEEEERTHYDLPPRDRYNWN
- the LOC128147184 gene encoding uncharacterized protein LOC128147184 isoform X3, translating into MFATRSGRRANKMGAGGCMHVIEEYFHGFRWRSLTPVGQPIPGTRFIAFKVPLKGAINQRLTPTQKFTPKDLIAAMKALNVELGLIIDLTYTTRYYEVKDLPKSVQYKKLYTVGLEVPDNATILQFKKWVRKFLWENAGNEKLIGVHCTNGINRTGYLICRYLIDVEGWDPEAAIQAFGDARGHRMDGLVYLTDLRTQPMRSNLGMDVWDSDEDIIPPPHAMEGPVERFPNEDFQGSGKRLRIYDDHSHNDLQGQIQLRDFDFISKGPGQRRRPFHDHQTQDDLRAPMQMRNWDYNRGPGQRRRPFPDHQFYDDYQEDMQLKDLDFSNKGPGQRLRPFHGHQFHDDLQAERQSRDIEFNRGRGQRQRSFPDHSSHNDLQEDRQSKDFDFGSRGRGQRRRPFHDHQSHDEFQTQMQLKDLDCVNKGPGQRLRSFHDYQSHDDLQPQMQLEDFEFVNRGRGQRLRPFNDHQPCNDLQTEMQLKDYDKMGPGQRHRPCHDHQPYDDLQEQTQLKDFDYVSKGHGQRPRPFHDHPGHDDLPREWCSDRDYGSDNDDFNRSYSNQPNCPEDNRRMHPSDEFNRGKNRFAPYSSRTVHPSSSVHQEDSSIDYERKPFQGETTREMEKSKRLPVLTVDYNYGLPLDYGPEEEERTHYDLPPRDRYNWN
- the LOC128147184 gene encoding uncharacterized protein LOC128147184 isoform X2; the protein is MVKKNTIPDGWRSLTPVGQPIPGTRFIAFKVPLKGAINQRLTPTQKFTPKDLIAAMKALNVELGLIIDLTYTTRYYEVKDLPKSVQYKKLYTVGLEVPDNATILQFKKWVRKFLWENAGNEKLIGVHCTNGINRTGYLICRYLIDVEGWDPEAAIQAFGDARGHRMDGLVYLTDLRTQPMRSNLGMDVWDSDEDIIPPPHAMEGPVERFPNEDFQGSGKRLRIYDDHSHNDLQGQIQLRDFDFISKGPGQRRRPFHDHQTQDDLRAPMQMRNWDYNRGPGQRRRPFPDHQFYDDYQEDMQLKDLDFSNKGPGQRLRPFHGHQFHDDLQAERQSRDIEFNRGRGQRQRSFPDHSSHNDLQEDRQSKDFDFGSRGRGQRRRPFHDHQSHDEFQTQMQLKDLDCVNKGPGQRLRSFHDYQSHDDLQPQMQLEDFEFVNRGRGQRLRPFNDHQPCNDLQTEMQLKDYDKMGPGQRHRPCHDHQPYDDLQEQTQLKDFDYVSKGHGQRPRPFHDHPGHDDLPREWCSDRSQSFSSHENVPEHNFSSSPSLHRDYGSDNDDFNRSYSNQPNCPEDNRRMHPSDEFNRGKNRFAPYSSRTVHPSSSVHQEDSSIDYERKPFQGETTREMEKSKRLPVLTVDYNYGLPLDYGPEEEERTHYDLPPRDRYNWN